One window of Fusobacterium polymorphum genomic DNA carries:
- a CDS encoding MATE family efflux transporter, with amino-acid sequence MENKHNFMETESITKLLIKFSIPAIVGMFVNALYNVVDRIYIGNIKGTGHLGITGIGVVFPVVILIFAFSLLIGIGSAAAVSLKLGMKDREEAERFLGVAVFLSFIISAVLMVIIYFNMDKIIYLIGGSKDTFIYAKDYLFYINLGVPAAILGLVLNSVIRSDGSPKIAMGTLLIGAITNIVLDPIFIFVFGMGVKGAAIATIISQYVSMFWTIHYFNSKRSKIKLIKKDIKFNFHKAKEICLLGSSAFAIQLGFSLVTYILNTVLKKYGGDTSIGAMAIVQSFMTFMAMPIFGINQGIQPILGYNYGAEKYKRVKEALYKGIFAATIICIIGYTSVRLFSNTLIQIFTTKPELEEIAKYGLKAYTLVFPIVGFQIVSSIYFQAVGKPKMSFFISLSRQIIVMIPCLIILPIFFGLNGIWYAAPTADSIATLITFILVRKEIKKLDKLEEMLEKRDV; translated from the coding sequence ATGGAAAATAAACATAATTTTATGGAGACGGAGAGTATAACAAAATTGCTTATAAAGTTTTCTATTCCTGCTATTGTAGGAATGTTTGTGAATGCTTTATACAATGTTGTGGATAGAATATACATTGGAAATATAAAAGGTACAGGACACTTAGGGATAACAGGAATAGGTGTTGTATTTCCAGTAGTTATTTTAATATTTGCATTTTCATTATTGATTGGTATAGGTTCAGCAGCAGCAGTATCATTGAAATTAGGAATGAAAGATAGAGAAGAAGCTGAAAGATTTTTAGGAGTAGCAGTATTCTTATCTTTTATTATCTCTGCTGTACTTATGGTAATTATTTATTTTAATATGGATAAAATAATTTATCTTATAGGTGGAAGTAAAGACACTTTTATCTATGCAAAAGATTATTTATTTTATATAAATCTTGGAGTACCAGCAGCAATTTTAGGCTTGGTTTTAAACTCTGTAATTAGATCAGATGGTAGTCCAAAAATAGCAATGGGAACCTTACTTATAGGAGCTATTACCAATATAGTTTTAGACCCTATTTTTATCTTTGTATTTGGAATGGGAGTTAAAGGAGCTGCAATAGCGACTATAATTTCACAGTATGTTTCAATGTTTTGGACTATTCATTATTTTAACTCAAAGAGAAGCAAAATAAAATTAATAAAAAAAGATATAAAATTTAATTTCCATAAGGCAAAAGAAATTTGTCTTTTAGGTAGTTCTGCTTTTGCGATACAGCTAGGTTTTAGTTTGGTAACATATATATTAAATACAGTTTTAAAGAAATATGGAGGAGACACTTCCATAGGTGCTATGGCGATAGTACAGTCATTTATGACTTTTATGGCTATGCCAATTTTTGGAATAAATCAAGGGATACAACCAATTTTAGGATATAATTATGGAGCTGAAAAATATAAAAGGGTAAAAGAAGCATTGTATAAAGGTATCTTTGCTGCAACAATAATCTGTATTATAGGATATACAAGTGTAAGATTATTTTCAAATACTTTAATTCAAATATTTACAACTAAACCTGAATTAGAAGAAATTGCTAAGTATGGTTTAAAGGCTTATACTTTGGTCTTTCCAATAGTTGGATTTCAAATAGTTTCATCAATCTATTTTCAAGCAGTTGGTAAACCTAAAATGAGTTTTTTTATAAGTCTTTCAAGACAGATTATAGTTATGATACCTTGTTTAATAATTTTGCCAATATTTTTTGGTTTAAATGGTATTTGGTATGCTGCACCAACAGCAGATAGTATAGCGACATTGATTACTTTTATTTTAGTTAGAAAAGAAATTAAAAAATTAGATAAATTAGAAGAGATGTTAGAAAAGAGAGATGTTTAA